In Anthocerotibacter panamensis C109, the sequence TCTACTTCATCTTGCAAAAAAGCCCGCGTCAGGGCATCTAGCGCCCCGAAAGGTTCGTCCATCAACAAAATTTGGGGATTGATGGCAAACGCCCGCGCAATCCCGACGCGCTGCTTCATGCCCCCCGAGAGTTCGCGCGGATAGCGCTTGCGAGCAGCACTCAGGTTCACCAATGCGATGTAGTGTTGGGCGGTCTTTTGATAGTGGGCTTTGTCTTTACCGGGTGTGACGGTCTCCAAAGCAAAGAGTAAATTCTCCTCGACCGTTAGCCAAGGCAACAGAGCGTAGTTCTGGAAAATCACGCCCCGGTCAGGACCGGGACCCCGGACGGGCTTGCCACCGACCAAAACCTCTCCATCCGTGCAGGGGGTGAGCCCCGCCAGGATATTGAGCAGTGTGGTTTTGCCGCAGCCACTCGGCCCGACAATGGCGACGAACTGATTGGCTGCGACTTCTAGCGAAAGGTCTTGAACGGCGGTGTAGGCATCCTTGCCCTGACCAAAGACCTTGGTGACCTTGCGTAAACTGAGCGTCGTACTTTCCACCACGGTAGCTTCCTAAGCTTGATAGGTCACGTTCTTTTCGATCCAGGCAAAGACCCGGTCAATCAGGCTGCCGATGAGGCCGATAAAGAGGATAGTGACGATAATGTTCGAGATATTGAGGTTGTTCCACTCGTTCCAGACGAAGTAGCCGACCCCGGTCCCCCCGACCAGCATCTCAGCCGCGACGATGACCAGCCACGCGACCCCCGCCGAGACCCTGAGCCCGGTGATGATACTCGGGGCGGCGGCAGGCAGGATGATTTTGTGCATAATCCGCCAAGGAGAAGCGCCCAAGGTCCGTCCTACCTCCAGGAAAACCGGATTGACGCTGCGCACCCCAAAGATCGTATTGAGGAGCATCGGCCATAAGGACGTGATAAAGATGACGAAGATGGCGGTCGTCTCCGAACTCTTAAAAAGCGCCAGACCAATCGGC encodes:
- a CDS encoding ABC transporter ATP-binding protein, with the translated sequence MVESTTLSLRKVTKVFGQGKDAYTAVQDLSLEVAANQFVAIVGPSGCGKTTLLNILAGLTPCTDGEVLVGGKPVRGPGPDRGVIFQNYALLPWLTVEENLLFALETVTPGKDKAHYQKTAQHYIALVNLSAARKRYPRELSGGMKQRVGIARAFAINPQILLMDEPFGALDALTRAFLQDEVERIWEQDRKTCILITHDIEEALLLADRIVLMTKGPAAGIAEVIPVPFARPRNRERVGDDQEYLKLRNRLLGHLTRQTREIEEARAGTAVP
- the ntrB gene encoding nitrate ABC transporter permease; this encodes MSVVGSKASPVREPSSQIWPAFLKSDRFKSLLIFLGSLGLLLGLWEFAVQSGWFIKLMPPFSRVAVDFWAALTNPFYDNGENDKGIGWQLLASLRRVSLGFLGAMVVAVPLGFLIGLSRVASQAIDPFVQLLKPVSPLAWLPIGLALFKSSETTAIFVIFITSLWPMLLNTIFGVRSVNPVFLEVGRTLGASPWRIMHKIILPAAAPSIITGLRVSAGVAWLVIVAAEMLVGGTGVGYFVWNEWNNLNISNIIVTILFIGLIGSLIDRVFAWIEKNVTYQA